The Terriglobales bacterium genome includes a window with the following:
- a CDS encoding mechanosensitive ion channel domain-containing protein, with translation MSFLLEQGAVFQRTIIVVLSCSLAVLGALIVHRVAYGIAHRFSRRTSSIFDDSLLRHSEKPARAIFPLLTLLSVSPGLGLSDVGAAHFRHAVGLGLIASTGWLLVSLLRVFEDVLGVRYRIDVEDNLRARRVQTQVSVLQRIVTVVIVIITLSVMLMTFPSVRQVGQSLFASAGIAALVAGLAARSTFSSLIAGLQIALTEPIRLDDVVIVEGEWGRVEKITTTYVVVRIWDERRMVVPLSKFIEEPFQNWTMTGANLLGTVFLYVDYSVPVDAVREELHRILEGSPLWDRRAWALQVTDATERTLQLRALMSAANSGTAFDLRCLVREKLIAFLQANYPESLPRTRAEIQGVLTGAEEERERRAS, from the coding sequence ATGTCATTCCTGCTTGAACAGGGTGCAGTCTTTCAGCGCACCATTATCGTCGTGCTCTCGTGCTCATTGGCAGTCCTGGGCGCACTTATTGTTCATCGTGTCGCGTACGGCATTGCACACCGCTTCAGCCGCCGTACTTCGAGCATTTTTGACGATTCGCTGCTGCGCCATTCCGAAAAACCTGCGCGCGCAATATTCCCACTGCTGACGCTGCTGAGCGTGTCTCCCGGATTGGGGTTATCAGATGTTGGGGCGGCGCACTTCCGGCACGCCGTGGGGTTGGGTCTGATTGCGTCCACAGGATGGCTGCTCGTTTCGTTGCTGCGGGTGTTCGAGGATGTGCTGGGTGTCCGATACCGCATAGACGTGGAGGACAACCTTCGGGCACGGCGCGTGCAGACACAGGTCTCGGTGCTGCAACGGATTGTGACGGTGGTGATCGTGATTATCACCTTGTCGGTGATGCTCATGACGTTTCCGTCGGTGCGGCAGGTGGGACAGAGCCTGTTTGCGTCGGCGGGAATTGCGGCTCTGGTGGCCGGATTGGCAGCACGCTCGACTTTTTCCAGTTTGATCGCCGGGCTGCAGATTGCGCTGACGGAGCCGATTCGCCTGGATGATGTGGTGATCGTCGAGGGTGAATGGGGCAGGGTGGAGAAGATCACGACGACGTACGTGGTGGTGAGGATTTGGGACGAGCGCAGGATGGTGGTGCCGCTGTCGAAGTTCATTGAAGAACCGTTCCAGAATTGGACGATGACGGGAGCGAACTTGCTCGGGACGGTATTTCTGTACGTGGATTACAGCGTGCCGGTGGATGCAGTGCGCGAGGAACTGCACCGGATTCTGGAGGGCAGTCCGCTGTGGGACAGAAGGGCGTGGGCGCTACAGGTCACGGATGCGACCGAACGCACACTTCAATTACGCGCGCTGATGAGCGCGGCAAACTCAGGAACCGCATTCGATTTGCGATGCCTGGTCCGCGAGAAGCTGATTGCATTTCTACAAGCGAACTATCCGGAGAGCCTGCCGCGGACGAGGGCGGAGATACAAGGCGTACTAACAGGAGCAGAAGAGGAGCGGGAGAGAAGGGCGTCGTAG
- the dnaN gene encoding DNA polymerase III subunit beta, which translates to MEITVSKFDLLKELTATQGVVERKTTIPILSHFLFEAAGDKLAITATDLDLGLRTSCPAKVKKEGSCTIPARKLYDYVRLLPDGDITIKLLENHWVNIRSGRSNTKMVGMARSNFPALPTFPTSGTIKIPGQVLRTMIAKTIFAISSEESRYTLNGALMVLKPESIVMVATDGHRLAHIEKAQESFPDVQEMKTLVPKKAMAELNSLLNTSEEDFVEFAKDESTLFFRVGGRILTSRQLTGQFPNYEAVLPRDNNKYVTVRCEDISSAIQRVAQFADERSGAIKLRLEKGSMTISSSSAETGESEDQIETTYQADPIVIGFNSQYLLDFLKASSGGEVRFEFKDSQSAGQLRPDDNGDVQFKYRYIVMPMRI; encoded by the coding sequence ATGGAAATCACAGTTTCTAAATTCGACTTACTAAAAGAACTCACCGCCACACAGGGCGTTGTAGAGCGTAAGACCACCATCCCGATCCTTTCACACTTCCTCTTCGAAGCCGCAGGCGACAAACTCGCCATCACCGCAACCGATCTTGATCTCGGTCTCCGCACCTCCTGTCCTGCAAAGGTAAAGAAGGAAGGCTCCTGCACTATCCCAGCTCGCAAACTTTACGACTACGTTCGCTTGCTGCCCGATGGCGATATCACCATCAAGTTGCTCGAGAACCACTGGGTGAACATTCGCAGCGGACGCTCCAACACCAAAATGGTCGGCATGGCCCGCTCGAACTTCCCGGCGCTGCCCACGTTCCCAACCAGCGGCACCATCAAGATTCCCGGCCAAGTACTTCGCACCATGATAGCCAAGACCATCTTCGCCATCTCCAGCGAAGAATCGCGTTACACGCTGAATGGCGCGCTCATGGTTCTGAAACCGGAATCGATCGTCATGGTCGCCACCGACGGACACCGTCTCGCCCACATCGAGAAAGCTCAGGAATCTTTCCCCGACGTTCAGGAAATGAAAACGCTTGTCCCCAAGAAGGCGATGGCGGAACTCAACTCGCTGCTGAACACCAGTGAAGAAGACTTTGTGGAATTTGCGAAAGACGAGTCCACATTGTTCTTCCGCGTCGGTGGACGCATCCTCACCTCGCGCCAGTTGACCGGCCAATTCCCGAACTACGAAGCCGTCCTCCCGCGCGACAACAACAAGTACGTCACCGTCCGCTGCGAAGACATCTCCTCCGCCATACAGCGCGTGGCCCAGTTCGCCGACGAACGCTCCGGCGCCATCAAGCTTCGCCTCGAAAAAGGCAGCATGACGATCTCGTCCTCCTCGGCCGAGACCGGCGAGTCCGAAGACCAGATCGAGACTACCTACCAGGCTGACCCGATCGTCATCGGCTTCAACTCGCAATACTTGCTCGACTTCCTGAAGGCTTCCAGCGGCGGAGAAGTCCGGTTCGAGTTCAAGGACTCCCAAAGCGCCGGCCAACTCCGCCCCGACGATAACGGCGACGTCCAGTTCAAGTACCGCTACATCGTGATGCCGATGAGGATCTGA
- a CDS encoding endonuclease/exonuclease/phosphatase family protein, with translation MGPPAVLATRNRTLRLGHRTSAVNCTVRIASYNVHKCRGMDGRLRPERVADVLRSLDADIIALQEVIAGSTGDPTLNHPQYFASLLPGYSVIFGEARLHLGAPYGNAFLSRLPVVRSQTYDLTRHGRERRGCLRADVDCQGHLLHLFNVHLGTSFFERRHQGRQLISTDVLKSAELKNPAIVVGDFNEWTRGLATRLMSTHFRSVDARLHLQRRSTYPGFFPLLHLDHFYFDERLTLRRAQLIRNKLTLLASDHLPIVAEFDLDAST, from the coding sequence GTGGGCCCACCGGCCGTTCTGGCAACGCGGAACCGAACTCTTCGGTTGGGTCATCGAACGTCAGCAGTGAACTGCACCGTACGAATCGCCAGTTACAACGTCCATAAGTGCCGTGGAATGGACGGTAGACTCCGCCCCGAGCGGGTTGCCGATGTCCTGCGCTCTCTCGACGCCGACATCATCGCCCTGCAAGAGGTGATCGCCGGCTCGACGGGCGATCCCACTTTGAACCATCCCCAATACTTCGCATCCTTGCTTCCGGGATATTCAGTCATCTTTGGCGAAGCTCGGCTGCATCTTGGTGCGCCGTATGGGAATGCATTCCTCAGCCGCTTACCTGTCGTTCGCAGCCAAACCTATGACCTGACCCGACACGGCCGCGAGCGCCGCGGCTGCCTTCGCGCCGACGTCGACTGCCAAGGCCATCTGCTGCATCTCTTCAACGTCCACCTGGGCACGTCGTTCTTTGAGCGGCGTCACCAGGGACGCCAACTGATCTCGACCGACGTGCTCAAATCCGCCGAGCTCAAAAATCCCGCCATCGTTGTCGGCGACTTCAATGAATGGACCCGCGGACTCGCCACCCGCCTCATGTCCACTCACTTTCGCAGCGTCGACGCACGGCTTCACTTGCAACGCCGCAGCACCTATCCCGGTTTCTTCCCCTTGCTTCACCTGGACCATTTCTATTTCGACGAACGGCTCACGCTTCGTCGCGCCCAGTTAATCCGAAACAAACTCACTCTCCTTGCCTCCGACCATCTCCCTATAGTGGCCGAGTTCGACTTAGACGCGTCGACTTAA
- a CDS encoding TonB-dependent receptor: MRPRLIFFLLLLSTHSFAHEVTIKVASPDHQPVGNARVRIFPAASRTATISTVTGTQGETVVDLPEGKYNIEALAPGFARASSSVSVPESSQAAFELQIAGPSQTVQVTATGVPIETAVSGADVSTLTPLELENQQPIALSDSLRVLPGAVLNASGRRGGLTALFVRGGESRFNKVIVDGVPVNEVGGQFNFGTTSLIGADRVEFMRGAQSTLYGSDAMTSVVQVFSAQGTTRTPELRFGAEGGTFDSARGYASLAGAIHRFDYNLFGEQTNSAGQGPNDAYSLSAQGGNIGVTLHPKVSLRLRARHDNARVGVPNAWVYGGQALLPPDLDGFARDNNFLSSLDLTITPSANWRHRFTGYEHNQKRYNNDPSADRGCDFPYFLDCPFYQRDHQNRAGFGYQGEWSPVGSLRTTFGYDFENETGSVDEDFSGFAAKIHGLRRNHAGYVEQIAVWKRLTATAGVRVLHNESFGNRAVPRISLSLLALRGNEIFSGTRFRFTYAEAFKEPTFEESFGVGAFGIIPNPNLRPEENRSFETGFEQSFYAGKYSLSATYFNNRFRNLVTLSSLSPLESQYVNLNRTMAHGAEVGFHARWRNAIRLDASYTHNSTQILSAPLAFDPINAAGRPLLRRPKHAGSLLLNYFGKRWGGNIGGSFIGRRPDSDFLFGAVPPVDHTAGYALVNVGTWYALNSFVTFYANVDNVLNRRYEEVAGYPALKANFRAGMRFRFGGE, encoded by the coding sequence GTGCGTCCACGCCTGATTTTCTTTTTACTTCTGCTTTCGACACATTCCTTTGCCCATGAAGTGACCATTAAGGTCGCCAGTCCCGATCACCAGCCTGTGGGGAATGCCCGCGTCCGTATCTTTCCAGCCGCGTCGCGCACGGCGACCATTTCGACGGTTACCGGAACTCAGGGAGAGACTGTCGTCGATCTCCCAGAGGGTAAGTACAACATTGAAGCCCTCGCGCCCGGTTTTGCGCGTGCCAGCAGCAGCGTCTCTGTTCCCGAATCAAGCCAAGCTGCCTTTGAGCTTCAGATCGCCGGCCCATCGCAAACGGTCCAGGTGACAGCGACCGGCGTTCCGATCGAGACCGCTGTCTCCGGCGCCGATGTAAGCACTCTGACGCCGCTCGAACTGGAGAACCAGCAGCCCATCGCGCTCAGCGACTCACTTCGGGTTCTTCCCGGCGCCGTGCTCAACGCCTCCGGACGCCGAGGCGGGCTCACCGCACTCTTTGTGCGCGGCGGCGAATCTCGCTTTAACAAGGTGATCGTCGATGGTGTTCCCGTCAATGAAGTCGGAGGACAATTCAATTTCGGGACCACTTCGTTGATTGGCGCCGATCGCGTGGAATTCATGCGCGGAGCCCAGAGTACCCTCTACGGTTCCGACGCCATGACCAGCGTCGTACAAGTGTTCAGCGCGCAAGGCACCACGCGCACCCCCGAACTTCGCTTCGGCGCCGAAGGCGGAACCTTCGATTCCGCACGCGGCTACGCCTCGCTTGCAGGCGCGATCCATCGCTTCGACTACAACCTCTTCGGTGAGCAGACCAACAGCGCAGGCCAGGGCCCCAACGACGCCTACTCTCTCTCTGCACAGGGCGGAAACATCGGCGTCACACTTCATCCGAAAGTTTCTCTCCGCCTACGCGCTCGGCACGACAATGCCCGCGTTGGCGTTCCGAACGCCTGGGTTTACGGCGGACAAGCCCTTCTCCCACCGGACCTCGACGGCTTCGCCCGCGACAACAACTTTCTTTCCTCGCTCGACTTAACCATCACCCCCAGCGCCAACTGGCGTCATCGTTTCACCGGATACGAACACAACCAGAAGCGCTACAACAACGATCCCTCCGCCGACCGCGGTTGCGATTTCCCGTACTTTCTCGACTGCCCCTTCTACCAGCGTGACCACCAGAACCGCGCGGGATTCGGCTACCAGGGAGAATGGTCACCTGTCGGCTCACTTCGCACCACGTTCGGTTATGACTTCGAGAACGAAACCGGATCGGTGGATGAAGACTTCAGTGGTTTTGCCGCGAAGATTCACGGCCTGCGCCGCAACCATGCCGGATACGTCGAGCAGATAGCCGTTTGGAAACGACTCACTGCCACGGCAGGGGTTCGCGTCCTCCATAACGAGAGCTTCGGCAACCGCGCGGTACCGCGCATTTCGCTTTCCTTACTCGCACTGCGCGGGAACGAGATCTTCTCGGGGACTCGCTTTCGCTTCACCTATGCGGAAGCCTTCAAGGAACCTACCTTCGAAGAATCGTTCGGTGTGGGCGCGTTCGGAATCATTCCCAACCCCAATCTCAGGCCGGAGGAGAACCGCTCGTTCGAAACCGGTTTCGAGCAGTCGTTCTATGCCGGAAAATATTCACTGAGCGCCACTTATTTCAACAACCGTTTCCGCAACCTGGTTACGCTAAGCTCGCTTTCTCCGCTGGAAAGCCAGTACGTGAACCTGAACCGCACCATGGCTCATGGCGCTGAAGTCGGGTTCCACGCGCGCTGGCGCAATGCGATTCGCCTCGACGCTTCTTACACTCACAATTCCACGCAGATTCTTTCCGCTCCACTTGCCTTTGATCCCATCAACGCCGCTGGGCGCCCGTTGCTCCGTCGCCCGAAGCATGCAGGTTCGCTGCTGCTGAACTATTTCGGTAAGCGGTGGGGTGGCAACATCGGCGGCAGTTTCATCGGACGCCGCCCGGACTCCGACTTTCTCTTTGGTGCCGTTCCTCCCGTGGACCACACGGCCGGATACGCGCTTGTGAACGTCGGGACCTGGTACGCGCTGAATAGTTTCGTAACCTTCTATGCGAACGTGGATAACGTCCTCAATCGCCGTTATGAGGAAGTCGCTGGGTATCCGGCGCTGAAAGCGAACTTCCGCGCCGGCATGCGCTTCCGGTTCGGCGGAGAGTAA
- a CDS encoding lysophospholipid acyltransferase family protein has product MATTTASVDPQPPAPQGFTLKQRFSIWLVTWVGYLSMRLIGPTLRWQSSIEEGGPATISPERTIYVFWHRAVFSSTWFYRNRGISVITSSSFDGEYIARIIEKLGYKAVRGSSSRNAVRALLGLHTEIEEGRSVGFTIDGPRGPRYVAKPGPVLLARNTKAPIMPFYTAIEKGWVLKSWDRFVIPKPFSRAHLRIGRLIHVPKDTSSEQAQQLHAEMQAALDRVREYAEAQLPHSNTRA; this is encoded by the coding sequence GTGGCCACTACGACAGCCTCCGTCGATCCGCAACCGCCTGCCCCACAGGGATTTACCCTGAAGCAGCGTTTTTCCATTTGGCTGGTTACCTGGGTCGGCTATCTCAGCATGCGCTTGATTGGGCCTACGTTGCGTTGGCAATCCAGTATCGAAGAGGGAGGCCCGGCCACCATCTCACCCGAGAGAACAATATACGTTTTTTGGCACCGCGCTGTCTTCTCCTCAACGTGGTTTTATCGAAATCGTGGTATCTCGGTGATCACCTCCAGTAGTTTCGACGGCGAATACATCGCGCGAATCATCGAGAAGCTCGGCTATAAGGCCGTTCGGGGATCCAGCAGTCGCAACGCCGTCCGTGCGCTCCTCGGGTTGCACACGGAAATCGAAGAAGGCCGTAGCGTGGGATTCACAATTGATGGTCCCCGTGGACCCCGTTATGTCGCTAAGCCGGGACCGGTTCTGCTCGCCCGGAACACCAAGGCGCCGATCATGCCCTTTTACACGGCTATCGAAAAGGGTTGGGTCTTGAAGTCGTGGGACCGTTTCGTTATCCCTAAGCCGTTTTCGCGTGCTCATCTTCGGATTGGCCGCCTCATCCATGTGCCGAAGGACACCAGCTCCGAACAGGCTCAGCAGCTACACGCAGAGATGCAGGCGGCGCTTGACCGCGTCCGTGAGTATGCCGAAGCGCAGCTTCCCCACTCCAACACCCGCGCGTAA
- a CDS encoding alpha/beta hydrolase, with the protein MERTEASSRSYIAAEAMRLCVLTAVLLVSIAASAIDAPSRIAYWDLPTGSRIAYIHFKAASAAKQTPLVFLHGGPGAYLVDHPAIADGFYRDLAKLGFDVYIYDQIGSGHSARLADPRQYSVDRHVRDLEAIRQQIGAPQFILIGDSWGATLAANYMALHPEHCAKAIFSGPGLLEPGKIRSTTYDDAPMTKSAEAFFSHLYGNPRYRRLRKLIQSDPMAANRIAPDQEMDAQLDAFVQRSLPFLVCDPTHVPSDESIKGMGFWVNAMTAADMDRHPHSISAALLRNRTPVLILRGGCDYVRWDVAYSYKTTFPNSILLYVPDAGHAFGYDQPKIYSAAVKAFLLDQALPVAPFAGTSEPPRVTPKAAYGF; encoded by the coding sequence ATGGAACGAACTGAAGCAAGTTCGCGGTCGTATATTGCTGCAGAAGCCATGCGCCTTTGCGTACTTACGGCTGTGCTGCTTGTGAGCATCGCGGCATCTGCTATCGATGCACCGTCGCGCATCGCATATTGGGATCTTCCCACCGGGTCGCGCATCGCATACATACATTTCAAGGCCGCATCAGCGGCAAAGCAGACGCCACTCGTGTTTCTGCATGGCGGCCCTGGTGCGTATCTGGTGGATCATCCAGCCATAGCCGACGGGTTCTATCGCGATCTGGCGAAACTTGGTTTCGACGTGTACATTTACGATCAAATCGGAAGCGGCCATTCGGCGAGGCTTGCCGATCCTCGCCAGTACTCGGTAGATCGACACGTTCGCGATCTCGAAGCCATACGGCAGCAGATCGGCGCACCGCAGTTCATCCTCATCGGGGATTCATGGGGCGCGACGCTAGCGGCAAACTACATGGCATTGCATCCGGAACATTGCGCGAAGGCAATTTTCTCCGGCCCGGGTCTGCTGGAGCCTGGCAAGATACGTTCAACAACCTACGACGACGCTCCCATGACCAAATCTGCCGAAGCGTTCTTTTCGCATCTGTACGGCAATCCTCGGTATCGCAGACTACGCAAGTTGATCCAGAGCGATCCAATGGCTGCGAATCGTATTGCGCCCGACCAGGAGATGGATGCGCAGCTAGATGCGTTCGTGCAGCGAAGCCTGCCGTTTTTGGTTTGCGATCCGACTCACGTGCCATCGGACGAGTCGATCAAGGGCATGGGATTTTGGGTGAACGCGATGACCGCGGCTGACATGGATCGTCATCCGCATTCGATTTCCGCAGCGCTTTTGAGAAATCGCACACCGGTGCTTATTCTGCGGGGCGGCTGCGATTACGTGCGCTGGGACGTGGCGTACTCATATAAAACGACTTTCCCGAATTCGATATTGCTGTACGTGCCAGATGCCGGACATGCGTTCGGATACGATCAGCCGAAGATATATTCCGCCGCGGTTAAAGCCTTCCTGCTTGATCAGGCGCTGCCCGTAGCTCCGTTTGCGGGTACTTCGGAACCGCCCCGTGTCACTCCGAAAGCTGCCTACGGGTTTTAG
- a CDS encoding PilZ domain-containing protein, translated as MNTLPTSPFPLMDSKNEADRRREPRFGAEGEVVLLANEGAHEKEIRARLMDFSLHGLRVRIPHDLPEGQQVRVFFSWGEVDTQVVRTCAAGSGYDIGLQLF; from the coding sequence ATGAACACACTTCCAACCAGTCCATTTCCTCTGATGGACAGCAAGAACGAAGCGGATCGCCGGCGTGAGCCGCGGTTCGGAGCCGAAGGGGAGGTAGTCCTGCTTGCGAACGAAGGCGCGCATGAGAAAGAGATCCGGGCGCGGCTGATGGACTTCAGCCTGCACGGATTGCGCGTTCGCATCCCTCACGACTTACCGGAAGGTCAGCAAGTGCGTGTCTTCTTCTCGTGGGGAGAAGTTGACACACAGGTCGTTCGCACCTGTGCGGCAGGTAGCGGATACGACATCGGCCTCCAGTTGTTCTAG
- the cls gene encoding cardiolipin synthase has translation MQRVYNVPLLGEFTVSNTFVVLACFAMLAQAIIIVVALFGPSPKYKITMPGQESVSSDQFVWNLEAITDAKLNHSNKLDVFTNGDQFYEAELAAIRSAKKNVNIEAYIFQEGEIAKRFVDALTERARAGVQVRLVLDGLGSLGTTDSYFGELKKAGGKFAWYHPVRWNTLPRYNNRTHRELMVIDGTVGFIGGAGIADHWYKQTKKDQPRWRDTMVRVEGDVVPNLQATFAENWLESCGELIAGPAFFPIIKRDQAQTAMIVNSMPSAGGSTRARVLMQSLIASAHNSILITTPYFLPDESMKEELIRARNRGVQVKIIAPGHHSDHMVTRSSSQRSYGKLLEAGIQIFEYQPAMIHAKILIVDDVWSVVGSTNFDNRSFGLNDEVNLAVYDHNFANRLEEDFARDLSNSRQITYDEWAHRPFWQRGTELFGWVIERQQ, from the coding sequence ATGCAGCGGGTCTACAACGTGCCACTTCTCGGCGAGTTCACCGTTTCCAACACCTTCGTGGTGTTAGCCTGCTTTGCCATGCTGGCACAGGCCATCATCATCGTGGTCGCTTTGTTCGGCCCCAGTCCGAAATACAAGATCACCATGCCCGGACAGGAATCGGTTTCCTCCGACCAGTTCGTATGGAACCTGGAGGCTATTACCGACGCCAAGCTCAACCACTCCAATAAGCTCGATGTCTTCACGAACGGCGACCAGTTCTACGAAGCCGAACTCGCTGCGATTCGATCAGCCAAGAAAAACGTCAACATAGAGGCTTACATCTTTCAGGAGGGTGAGATCGCTAAGCGATTCGTGGACGCCCTCACCGAACGCGCCCGTGCGGGCGTGCAGGTCCGGCTCGTTCTCGACGGACTCGGAAGCCTTGGCACCACAGACTCTTACTTTGGCGAACTAAAGAAAGCCGGCGGTAAATTCGCCTGGTATCACCCGGTGCGTTGGAACACTCTGCCGCGCTACAACAACCGCACCCACCGCGAACTGATGGTTATCGACGGAACGGTCGGCTTCATTGGGGGCGCCGGCATCGCCGATCACTGGTACAAGCAGACAAAGAAGGATCAACCCCGCTGGCGCGATACCATGGTTCGTGTGGAAGGCGACGTCGTCCCGAACCTGCAAGCTACTTTCGCAGAGAACTGGCTGGAGTCCTGCGGCGAACTGATAGCCGGTCCCGCCTTCTTCCCCATCATCAAGCGCGATCAGGCCCAAACGGCCATGATCGTGAACTCCATGCCCTCGGCCGGGGGTTCCACCCGCGCGCGCGTGCTAATGCAATCGCTGATCGCTTCAGCGCACAACTCAATCCTCATCACCACGCCCTACTTCCTCCCCGATGAGAGCATGAAGGAAGAACTTATTCGGGCACGAAATCGTGGAGTTCAGGTCAAAATTATCGCCCCCGGACACCACAGCGACCACATGGTCACCCGCAGCTCTAGCCAGCGCTCCTACGGAAAACTGCTCGAGGCCGGCATCCAGATATTCGAGTACCAGCCTGCCATGATCCACGCCAAAATACTGATCGTGGACGATGTCTGGAGCGTGGTTGGTTCCACGAACTTCGATAACCGGTCGTTCGGACTGAACGACGAAGTCAACCTGGCGGTGTACGATCACAATTTCGCGAACCGGCTCGAGGAAGATTTCGCCCGCGATCTCTCCAACAGCCGACAAATCACGTACGATGAGTGGGCCCACCGGCCGTTCTGGCAACGCGGAACCGAACTCTTCGGTTGGGTCATCGAACGTCAGCAGTGA
- a CDS encoding ATP-binding cassette domain-containing protein: protein MALVSVHNLVKIFDGRTRAVDGVSLDIEAGETLGLVGESGSGKSTLGRLILRLIEPTSGSVSFDGVDVTSANANELRKLRRQMQIIFQDPFGSLDPRMTVEQVVSEPFVVHEKMSREERRTRAGALMKAVGLDASALRRYPHEFSGGQRQRIGIARALALRPKFIVADEPVSALDVSVGAQIVNLLKDLQREFGLTYLFISHSMPVVRYLATHIAVMYHGKLVELGDTEQITSAPQHDYTRTLLRATPEIA, encoded by the coding sequence GTGGCGCTGGTTTCCGTTCACAACCTGGTCAAGATCTTCGACGGGCGTACACGCGCGGTAGATGGCGTGTCACTCGACATCGAAGCCGGGGAGACACTCGGCCTTGTCGGCGAGTCGGGCTCAGGTAAGAGCACGCTCGGCAGATTGATCCTCCGGTTGATTGAGCCAACCTCCGGTTCAGTCTCGTTCGACGGAGTAGATGTGACTTCCGCCAATGCGAACGAGTTGAGAAAGCTCCGCCGCCAGATGCAGATCATTTTCCAGGACCCATTCGGTTCGCTCGATCCTCGTATGACCGTGGAACAGGTCGTATCGGAACCGTTCGTCGTTCACGAAAAGATGTCGCGTGAAGAGCGCAGGACCCGCGCGGGCGCGCTGATGAAAGCCGTGGGCCTGGACGCATCGGCGCTGCGGCGCTATCCCCATGAGTTCAGCGGAGGCCAGAGACAGCGCATCGGAATCGCTCGTGCGCTGGCATTGCGCCCGAAGTTCATCGTGGCGGACGAACCTGTATCGGCGCTGGATGTGAGCGTCGGAGCGCAGATCGTAAACCTGCTGAAGGATTTACAACGCGAGTTCGGACTGACGTATCTGTTTATTTCTCACTCGATGCCGGTAGTGAGATATCTAGCCACCCACATCGCCGTGATGTATCACGGCAAACTGGTGGAACTCGGCGATACTGAGCAGATCACGTCGGCCCCCCAGCACGACTACACCCGAACTTTGCTGAGAGCCACGCCCGAGATCGCCTGA
- a CDS encoding dodecin family protein: protein MVQKVIEIVGYSKESFAKAAENAVKEAAKTVKGIKWARVSEFEMEIDADKVLQYRANTKIYFNVEH, encoded by the coding sequence ATGGTCCAGAAAGTAATCGAAATCGTCGGCTACTCGAAGGAAAGCTTTGCCAAGGCTGCGGAAAACGCCGTAAAAGAAGCCGCTAAAACCGTGAAGGGCATCAAGTGGGCGCGCGTGAGTGAATTCGAGATGGAAATCGACGCCGACAAAGTGCTGCAGTATCGCGCCAATACGAAGATCTACTTCAACGTCGAGCACTAA
- a CDS encoding helix-hairpin-helix domain-containing protein: MRFAVLTVVLCSLWLMLGCTACSTRDRSPEEIRERAAQATETAAENSKAIAQGIKEGLQRSRMVDINSATKDELKKLPGVTDEKANRIIASRPYANTDQLVTKRVLTQDEFDKVSGRVTVKK; encoded by the coding sequence ATGCGTTTCGCGGTGCTTACGGTGGTTCTGTGTTCGCTTTGGCTGATGCTGGGATGTACAGCGTGCAGCACACGCGACCGTTCGCCGGAAGAAATTCGCGAGAGAGCAGCCCAGGCTACAGAAACGGCGGCAGAAAACTCGAAGGCGATAGCACAGGGAATCAAAGAAGGCCTGCAGCGCTCAAGGATGGTGGACATCAACTCGGCCACGAAAGACGAGTTGAAGAAGCTGCCCGGTGTTACGGACGAGAAGGCGAACCGAATCATCGCCTCCCGCCCGTATGCAAACACTGATCAACTGGTGACGAAACGCGTCCTCACACAGGACGAATTCGACAAAGTCTCAGGACGCGTGACGGTAAAGAAATAG
- the bstA gene encoding bacillithiol transferase BstA translates to MSTPVVASDPRYPIGKFHYDGPFTQAQIAGMIQVIAEAPQQLRAALARLNNTQLDTPYRDGGWTVRQTVHHFADSHMNSFIRFRLALTEDKPTIKPYDEKLWAELPDSKEPVEVSLKLVEALHHRWVAMMKAFKPEDWQRTMVHPDRGEISCEFNLAIYAWHCKHHVAHITELRKRKGW, encoded by the coding sequence ATGAGCACGCCCGTTGTCGCCTCCGACCCGCGCTATCCGATTGGAAAGTTTCATTACGATGGCCCCTTCACGCAAGCGCAGATCGCAGGCATGATCCAGGTTATCGCCGAAGCGCCGCAGCAGCTTCGTGCCGCGTTGGCCAGACTCAACAACACACAACTCGACACACCGTATCGCGATGGCGGATGGACTGTGCGTCAGACGGTCCATCATTTTGCCGACAGCCACATGAACAGCTTCATCCGCTTCCGGCTCGCACTCACCGAAGACAAGCCCACCATCAAGCCATACGACGAGAAGCTCTGGGCCGAGCTGCCGGACAGCAAGGAACCGGTGGAGGTTTCGTTGAAGCTGGTGGAGGCTCTCCATCATCGCTGGGTCGCCATGATGAAGGCGTTCAAGCCGGAAGACTGGCAGCGCACGATGGTGCATCCGGATCGCGGAGAAATCAGCTGCGAGTTCAACCTCGCCATCTACGCCTGGCACTGCAAGCATCACGTGGCACACATCACGGAGTTGCGGAAGCGCAAAGGCTGGTAG